The following are encoded together in the Triticum dicoccoides isolate Atlit2015 ecotype Zavitan chromosome 6B, WEW_v2.0, whole genome shotgun sequence genome:
- the LOC119326505 gene encoding zinc transporter 2-like isoform X1: MAMASATTSSRHLLLLFLWLCAAASTAWAHGGGGDADGDGDAGDADADGGEKPDLRARGLVATKLWCLALVFAGTLAGGVSPYFMRWNEAFLALGTQFAGGVFLGTAMMHFLSDANETFGDLVPSSEYPFAFMLACAGYVLTMLAECAISSVVARGRTAPAAAAAAPATSAGALEEGKLSSTNGNGSEQQAAEQDAHGASATGHSTASMLRNASTLGDSILLIAALCFHSVFEGIAIGVAETKADAWKALWTISLHKVFAAVAMGIALLRMLPNRPLLSCFAYAFAFAVSSPIGVGAGIAIDATTQGAVADWIFAVSMGLATGIFIYVSVNHLLSKGYVPQRPVAADTPLGRWLAVVLGVGVIAVVMIWDT, from the exons ATGGCCAtggcctcggccaccactagctcccgccacctcctcctcctgttcCTCTGGCTCTGCGCGGCCGCCAGCACCGCCTGGGCGCATGGAGGCGGCGGAGAcgccgacggcgacggcgacgccggAGACGCGGACGCGGACGGCGGCGAAAAGCCGGACCTGCGGGCGCGGGGGCTGGTGGCGACGAAGCTGTGGTGCCTGGCGCTGGTGTTCGCGGGCACGCTGGCCGGGGGCGTGTCTCCCTACTTCATGCGGTGGAACGAGGCGTTCCTGGCGCTGGGCACGCAGTTCGCCGGCGGGGTCTTCCTCGGCACCGCCATGATGCACTTCCTCAGCGACGCCAACGAGACCTTCGGCGACCTCGTCCCCTCCAGCGAGTACCCGTTCGCCTTCATGCTCGCCTGCGCCGGCTACGTGCTCACCATGCTCGCCGAGTGCGCCATCTCCTCCGTCGTCGCGCGCGGCCgcaccgcgcccgccgccgccgccgccgccccggcaacAAGCGCAG GAGCGTTGGAGGAGGGCAAGCTGAGCAGCACGAATGGCAACGGCTCCGAGCAACAAGCAGCT GAGCAGGACGCGCACGGGGCGTCGGCGACGGGCCACTCGACGGCGTCGATGCTGCGCAACGCCAGCACCCTCGGCGACAGCATACTGCTCATCGCGGCGCTCTGCTTCCACTCCGTCTTCGAGGGCATCGCCATCGGAGTCGCCG AGACCAAGGCGGACGCGTGGAAGGCGCTGTGGACGATCAGCCTGCACAAGGTGTTCGCGGCGGTGGCCATGGGGATCGCGCTGCTCCGGATGCTGCCCAACCGGCCGCTGCTCTCCTGCTTCGCCTacgccttcgccttcgccgtctccAGCCCCATCGGCGTCGGCGCCGGcatcgccatcgacgccaccacgcagGGCGCCGTGGCCGACTGGATCTTCGCCGTCTCCATGGGCCTCGCCACCGGCATCTTCATCTACGTCTCCGTCAACCACCTCCTCTCCAAGGGGTACGTGCCCCAGAGGCCCGTCGCCGCTGACACGCCACTCGGCCGCTGGCTCGCCGTCGTGCTCGGCGTCGGCGTCATCGCCGTCGTCATGATATGGGACACCTGA
- the LOC119326505 gene encoding zinc transporter 2-like isoform X2, with translation MAMASATTSSRHLLLLFLWLCAAASTAWAHGGGGDADGDGDAGDADADGGEKPDLRARGLVATKLWCLALVFAGTLAGGVSPYFMRWNEAFLALGTQFAGGVFLGTAMMHFLSDANETFGDLVPSSEYPFAFMLACAGYVLTMLAECAISSVVARGRTAPAAAAAAPATSAGALEEGKLSSTNGNGSEQQAADAHGASATGHSTASMLRNASTLGDSILLIAALCFHSVFEGIAIGVAETKADAWKALWTISLHKVFAAVAMGIALLRMLPNRPLLSCFAYAFAFAVSSPIGVGAGIAIDATTQGAVADWIFAVSMGLATGIFIYVSVNHLLSKGYVPQRPVAADTPLGRWLAVVLGVGVIAVVMIWDT, from the exons ATGGCCAtggcctcggccaccactagctcccgccacctcctcctcctgttcCTCTGGCTCTGCGCGGCCGCCAGCACCGCCTGGGCGCATGGAGGCGGCGGAGAcgccgacggcgacggcgacgccggAGACGCGGACGCGGACGGCGGCGAAAAGCCGGACCTGCGGGCGCGGGGGCTGGTGGCGACGAAGCTGTGGTGCCTGGCGCTGGTGTTCGCGGGCACGCTGGCCGGGGGCGTGTCTCCCTACTTCATGCGGTGGAACGAGGCGTTCCTGGCGCTGGGCACGCAGTTCGCCGGCGGGGTCTTCCTCGGCACCGCCATGATGCACTTCCTCAGCGACGCCAACGAGACCTTCGGCGACCTCGTCCCCTCCAGCGAGTACCCGTTCGCCTTCATGCTCGCCTGCGCCGGCTACGTGCTCACCATGCTCGCCGAGTGCGCCATCTCCTCCGTCGTCGCGCGCGGCCgcaccgcgcccgccgccgccgccgccgccccggcaacAAGCGCAG GAGCGTTGGAGGAGGGCAAGCTGAGCAGCACGAATGGCAACGGCTCCGAGCAACAAGCAGCT GACGCGCACGGGGCGTCGGCGACGGGCCACTCGACGGCGTCGATGCTGCGCAACGCCAGCACCCTCGGCGACAGCATACTGCTCATCGCGGCGCTCTGCTTCCACTCCGTCTTCGAGGGCATCGCCATCGGAGTCGCCG AGACCAAGGCGGACGCGTGGAAGGCGCTGTGGACGATCAGCCTGCACAAGGTGTTCGCGGCGGTGGCCATGGGGATCGCGCTGCTCCGGATGCTGCCCAACCGGCCGCTGCTCTCCTGCTTCGCCTacgccttcgccttcgccgtctccAGCCCCATCGGCGTCGGCGCCGGcatcgccatcgacgccaccacgcagGGCGCCGTGGCCGACTGGATCTTCGCCGTCTCCATGGGCCTCGCCACCGGCATCTTCATCTACGTCTCCGTCAACCACCTCCTCTCCAAGGGGTACGTGCCCCAGAGGCCCGTCGCCGCTGACACGCCACTCGGCCGCTGGCTCGCCGTCGTGCTCGGCGTCGGCGTCATCGCCGTCGTCATGATATGGGACACCTGA